Proteins encoded by one window of Maniola hyperantus chromosome 10, iAphHyp1.2, whole genome shotgun sequence:
- the LOC117985678 gene encoding putative malate dehydrogenase 1B, with translation MTNFSNPNHFDCKEEYSKHFDALYLILKLANNFSWADDNNEKNFETVKTANFNNQEAKKDACDKKPIFIADGLVGIDILKSMSKDMPHDILFCPTPITAIAKQVLGDFLNVQCNMINKIFVWAANDQDFHIEVEKPLIVNDVLGDESQCQRGLVGKDFFESRNFDTTQFSDSWMKKEFIEKVASSAAKNPYGCIYRAAEFSKTLRDIWLTRSSDGTKVYSNIGVISDESLGTIKGYPYVLPIIFDKGTWSVNNRFFEDSHLKQEIKRINKVVKNHHQQLIPYCKKFLQENIISQECVKGEDDSVSMF, from the exons atgaCCAACTTCAGCAACCCTAACCATTTTGACTGCAAAGAAGAATATAGTAAGCATTTCGATGCACTCTACTTGATTTTAAAATTAGCAAACAACTTCTCGTGGGCAGATGATAATAACGAAAAGAACTTTGAAACAGTGAAAACTGCTAATTTCAATAATCAAGAAGCTAAGAAAGATGCGTGTGACAAGAAACCTATTTTCATAGCAGATGGCTTAGTGGGTATAGATATTCTGAAATCCATGTCAAAGGATATGCCAcatgatatattattttgtccCACACCAATAACAGCAATAGCAAAACAAGTTTTGGGAgactttttaaat GTTCAATGTAATATGATCAACAAGATATTTGTTTGGGCTGCTAATGATCAAGATTTCCATATCGAAGTAGAAAAGCCTTTGATAGTAAATGATGTGCTTGGCGATGAATCTCAATGTCAGAGAGGTCTGGtcggaaaggatttttttgaaTCGCGTAACTTTGACACCACGCAATTTAGTGATTCATGGATGAAAAAGGAATTTATTGAAAAG GTGGCGTCATCTGCGGCGAAGAATCCTTACGGATGTATTTACAGAGCGGCTGAATTCAGTAAAACTTTGAGAGACATTTGGTTAACGCGCTCCAGCGATGGCACAAAAGTTTACAGCAATATCGGTGTCATTAGTGATGAATCTCTCGGAACTATTAAAG GATATCCTTACGTTTTGCCAATAATTTTCGATAAAGGCACATGGAGTGTTAACAATCGGTTCTTCGAAGATTCTCATCTCAAACAAGAGATCAAGAGAATTAATAAAGTAGtcaaaaatcatcatcaacag tTAATCCCGTATTGCAAAAAGTTTTTACAAGAGAACATTATTAGTCAAGAGTGTGTTAAGGGTGAAGATGATAGCGTTTCtatgttttaa